The Corynebacterium freiburgense region GACCGTTCCAAACAAGCACGTACCACATCCGGATTCTTACGGATCTTACTCGGACATTGATTTCAAGCTCATAACCCATCTTGAGTTTGAGGCGCTCTGGATAGAAGCTGCACAGAAGTTGTAAAAACCAGCAGCCTAGATATTCATTAAGAGCATGTACAGCGAGGTGCCTGTAAGGATCGAAAGAACGGCAGATTTACGCCAAATATGAAGAGCCAAGGTGATAGCAACAGAAAATAGATAGGCCCAAGAAAAACTTGGCGCGGTGTAAACCACCAAAATGAGCATAACGCCCACAGGCATTGTCTGACTTAGGAGATTTAAAAAACTGCTACCTCGAAGCGTAGATACGATCCTAAATGGCAGCCAGCGAAGTAAGACAGTCACTGTACCAATGGACAATAGAATTGACACGGTATATCCGAGTGAGATTCCTTCTGGTAGCCCAAACACTAGTACCTCCAAGTAAGCACTGCATCTAAACGAGGAATTCGGTACCTCAGTACAAGCACAGAAAAATAGACGCAAAAAGCTAGCGCCATATTTCCTACCAAACATGACGCAAACGCGGTGACAACCAACGACCAATCTTTGCTGGCCCGAAAACCTTCGTAGGCAAGTACCACAAACAATGCTGTCAACGCGAATTCTGCACCGGTAAACGATGGCAGCAGCGAACCAGTTATAGCACCAATAATTCCAGACACGACCCAAATAGCTTGACATATCCACTGAATGTGTAGGAGATATCTGGGGTCAGGATTTTCCTTTCCTGCGGTTAATGCATAGGCCTCGTCCGTAAGCGCATACGTAGAGTACAACAAGCCTAAT contains the following coding sequences:
- a CDS encoding AzlD domain-containing protein, translating into MFGRKYGASFLRLFFCACTEVPNSSFRCSAYLEVLVFGLPEGISLGYTVSILLSIGTVTVLLRWLPFRIVSTLRGSSFLNLLSQTMPVGVMLILVVYTAPSFSWAYLFSVAITLALHIWRKSAVLSILTGTSLYMLLMNI
- a CDS encoding AzlC family ABC transporter permease codes for the protein MPLGLAFGLLITGAGFAWWWAPIFSILIYAGSMEFLAVSLITSGVGIVSASFTGLLVNFRHIFYGLTFPRSVITSRLGLLYSTYALTDEAYALTAGKENPDPRYLLHIQWICQAIWVVSGIIGAITGSLLPSFTGAEFALTALFVVLAYEGFRASKDWSLVVTAFASCLVGNMALAFCVYFSVLVLRYRIPRLDAVLTWRY